ttaatggAGTTGGTTATGGGATCAAGTTTATATCAGAAAGTACCTCTGGGAGAGTGCAAGGTAAAGGAGATGATCCTCCAGGTGATCAGAACAAGCATGGATACAGCTGGAAGAGGGACCTGATGAGAAAAAACTTGAGGCTAGTCAGGGAGAATCTCAAGAGGACAGTATGGAGGACCTGATAATAGATGGTTCACCTGAAGAGACTCTGCCCAAGGATGTTGTCCCTTTAGCTGCTTATCATCCTGATATCGGTGTGGTCAATTTAGATGGTCAGTTGCAGCAAGGCAGTGAGGAAGTTTCCAAGGTTGACATGTGCTCTGGGGCTGCAATCCTCCTTGATTCAACCAATAAATCACATAGTTCTATAGGGGTGCAGGGGGCTCAAGACATTCAGGCTGATCAAGATAGTCAGGCGTCTGGTGTTGCCTCTCCTGGACAGCCGGAGTCAATTGCGGTTCCCACTGGAAAAGTACTAGTTCATAACCAAGAAGGGGTGTACTTTATGGATGCTGCAAAGTGGCCTTCTCTGGATATCAATGATGCTTCACAAGATCCAATCCTGACACAAGAAGAAGACATCATGGATTTCTCTACCCAACTAGAGGAGCCGACTGATGAGGAAGACTCTCAAGAATGGGAGATTcagaagaggaagaaaaaatCTGGGAGACAAATTAAGAAGAGATTTCCTGCTGTTGCCACCAGAACTAGTGCAAGGGTGCCTAGGGATGGGGTGCCCATTGCAGCTAAAGCCATTGCCAGAGCTCAGAAGAGAAATGAAACAATGCAAGGTGTGCATGATTCAAACTTTAATATCCTAAATTCTGCTCCTAATTCTTATTTTAAAGAGGTCATGGGGGACCTCGATATTGTTGGGGATGCTTTAGATGATCAAATCAGTATCTTCAAAGCTGAGGAAAATGTGAGAGCTGATTTAGCTAAAGCCAACTATAAGGCATATCATGATAGGATTAATGCGAAAAATGCCCCTCAAGGGGAGGGGGATATTCAGGATTTAGATTTGTCAGTCTTTGATAACTCCTCTCGTTCTTATACTAGTATGGCTAGTGGCCCAACTAATGGGGCTAACAATGCTCTTTATAACCCATGAGAATCATGATGTGGAATGTTAGGGGGTTGGGGAAACCTGCTAGAAGAAGACATGTTCGAGAACATATTTTTCAGGAAAAGATTGGGGTGGTAGGTATGCAGGAAACAG
This window of the Panicum virgatum strain AP13 chromosome 1K, P.virgatum_v5, whole genome shotgun sequence genome carries:
- the LOC120645075 gene encoding uncharacterized protein LOC120645075; this translates as MEDLIIDGSPEETLPKDVVPLAAYHPDIGVVNLDGQLQQGSEEVSKVDMCSGAAILLDSTNKSHSSIGVQGAQDIQADQDSQASGVASPGQPESIAVPTGKVLVHNQEGVYFMDAAKWPSLDINDASQDPILTQEEDIMDFSTQLEEPTDEEDSQEWEIQKRKKKSGRQIKKRFPAVATRTSARVPRDGVPIAAKAIARAQKRNETMQEMAAVAGRS